In Anolis carolinensis isolate JA03-04 unplaced genomic scaffold, rAnoCar3.1.pri scaffold_15, whole genome shotgun sequence, the DNA window caaatgcttatttttgagtcaatttaaaataagtttggtgacttattttaaggtagtctgtctcctgatgaggaacagataatctgtgattgtaattcacagggtgactgcagtttcgagcagtaaagaaagaagttacattttaagaagtttgaaacacctcattctagctttgcaactgttaaccaaagtgcctctaaagagaaagttactgtaaccactaagctttgtgccagaataaacgtgttattgttcttttaaacatctcagcttctgtcatatatattaccatcaaaaacaaacaagaagaaaaacaaaatttaaaaggtctcctctctaagtagctagtggctatatcttcccatagtggtggcaagcgttacatctggtggccacattataaacatcttaacaattggtggcagcggttataatataataatataaattaaataaacattccGACATCtcaaagtgggatagaaataataagCACTCCGAGAACCGTGTTCGTCTTATGCTCAAACTAACTCTCCTTGGAGCAATCGGACCGTGGCCAGAAACTGACCTGGCTACAATCGTAACATGCCAATTTTCCGAAATCCGCGTAGCTTCTTCCGTTCCAGATTTCCCCACCTTGACGTTGACGTGTTCCTCTTTCGAAACCAGGATTCGTGGAAGTGAAGCCCTGCACCCGAACTCAGGACCGGTGCTGCTGGTGCCCGCCAGACCAGTTCTGCAAAGTGAAGCTCTCGCAGACTTGCTTCCAGTGCTCCCAGTTCCAAGCCTGCGGGAAAGGCTATGGCGTCACGAAGCCAGGTGAGGACTTTGGCGGTCTTGaggtgggactagatggccttcaagggctccttccaactctaggattcatgggagttgtggtggaCCCGGCTGATCTTGGCCCTGAGTAGCTTCTTGTTGGTGTGGATTGTGCAGGAGGCAAGGGTCCGGGTTCTGCACCGGTTTCTGCCTTCTGAATTCCAGCAGAGTTGGATTAGTTTGGATGGAAGGAattaaagatggaaggaaggaaagaaggaacgatagaaggatggatgggtggaagggaggatagaaggaaagatggaaggaaagaaggatggatggatgaatagaaggAAAGATGGGTGGAAGGATGcatagaaggaaggaaagatggatggattgatagaacgatggatggatggatggattgaaggattcatggaaggaaggatggatggatggaagcatagaaggaaggaaagatggaaggatggatggatagatggaattaaggatggaaggaagagaaagaacgatggaaggaaagaaggatggaaggaaggatggatggatggatgaatagaaggaaggatggaaggatagaaggaaagatggaaggaaagaaggatggaaggattcatggaaggaaggaaggaaggaaagaaggaaggatggatggaagcatagaaggaaggaaagatggaagaatggatggatggatgggtgggaggATTGTAGGATGGATAGAAGGAAGGTTAGAAAGAATGTTggatgggtggaaggaaggatagatggacAAAAGGACTGACGgagggaaggaagcaagcaaggaaggatagaaggaaagatGGGTGGAAGGACGcatagaaggaaggaaagatggatggatagatagaacgatggaaggaaggatggattgaAGGATTcatggatggaaggaaagaaggatggatggatgaatacaaggaaggaaagatggaagaatggatggaaggaaggaaagatgggtgGATTGTAGGGTGGATAGAAGGAAAGGCTGTTgtaggttttccgggctgtgtggccatgttctagaagtattccctcctgacgtttcgcccacatctatggcaggcatcctcagaggttgtgaggcatggagaaaggaaggaaggttaGAAAGAAtgttggatggatggaaagaaggatAGATGGAGGAAAGGatcgaaggagggaaggaaggatggatggaaggaaggaaggaagaatacatagaaggaaggaaagagtcagAGGTGTCCCTTGAGAGCATCATTTTGGAGTcgatctccttcctttcttctgaaCAGGAACCAACGCCAGTGACGTGGAGTGTGCTCCGTGTGGACCCGGCACCTTTTCGGACGTGGAGTCCCGCACGGCCGCCTGCCTTCCCCACAAGAGGCAAGTCGCTCTTGACGCATCCTTATATGTCCCACCCAGATTCCCTAAAACCTTCCTGGGTGGACGCCAACTGGTTCGTGGGTTTCCTTCCTCCTTTAGGTGCGCGTCCGTGACGGAGCCTGGAAACAGCACCCACGACGCCGTCTGCGGCGGGATGACGGGTGTCGCAACCCGTGTAACCCGTGCAACCCATTCGCTGCACAACCCGGCCAGGAGCACCAACGTACCTCTTTCTACTCCTCCGAGTAAGGATCCCATGCTCGCTGTCCAGAACGAAGAGGCTCCGACGGACCTTTCGTCCAAAGCCGGTGAGCGTAATAACCTTTTGTGTTGCGACAAGACTTGTACGCAACACAACTGCAACCTCGGTGCTCTGTCTTGCAGGCTGGGCGGCCGGCGGGATGTTCGCCCTCCTCGTCCTGATCGCAGGGACCCTTCTCTTCGTGGCCTTTCGGAACAGAGGTACGTCCGtagaaccaacaacaacaacagcaagaagccGTTTTTTTTCCCGTATGTAAAGTTGGTCgtgatgggtctgtgtgccaagtttggcccaaatcCGTCATGGTTTGGGCTCTCAGCACCCTCCGGAAgcgggcgaactacaactcccagcatccaagTGTTCCTGGGAGTCACAGGCAgaatatggaatataaataaCATATGATACAATGTATTAATgtaatatatactataatatatacattttaaaaagctagTTGTTTTTATTTATCTCTCCTTGGCAGACCGTGATTGCGCTCTACCGTTTCGCAAAGACGAAAAGGTCAGTATCTAAAACTATTTGCActgcattactactactactactatttgcactgcattactactactactatttgcacgcaatactactactactatttgcactgcattactactactactatttgcactgcattactactactactatttgcactgcattactactactatttgcactgcattactactactatttgcaCTGTATTATACTATTTGCActgcattactactactactactatttgcaccgcattactactactactactatttgcactgcattactactactactacttgcactgcattactactactatttgcactgcattactactactattatttgcACTGCATTACCACTACTACTATTTGCACTAcattaccactactactactgctcCTATTAATATTtgcactgcattattattattattattattattattattattattattattattattattgcaagcaggcagttagtcattACAAGCCTTAATGTTTTCGAGTGGCGTTTCCAAAATTtagctctccttccttccttcaactcATTCACACCTAAACGTAATATATTTTTCatgacatacaacatatattaaataccaccacttcctcatAACTTTTTCCCCCCGAAACCAGTAAACtataccacagcaacacgtggccgggcacatctagttattattattattattattattattattattattattataagtatgacacagcaaacaagatagatatgctggatttcgtttcacaaaatcacaagttgaacatttcccaagtgtctaggactatgtgatattattattattattattattcattcattcattcattccgaATACTGCCgttgtctcttccagctctttgcgttgatagggaaaggagcctcccagcaaaggattcctccGTCGAATGGAGGTAAGAAAGTGtattcattattataatatttttattatattattattatttacttttagtGTATCGCAATAGCGCGTGAGTGAACGTATTCTTTGTTCCCATCGTTATGACGTTTAGTGGATCGCGACGGCACCCACGTCAACGTCAACTGCATCGTGAGCGTCTGCAGGTCGGGCCGCACCTCGGAGTCCCATCCGCTGAAGGGTTCGGACCCCGAGTTCCGCCCTCTCGCGGAGGACGAAATCCCGCTCTCCGAGGAAGAAAGCCACCACAAGCAAACGGCCGTGGAAGTGGAGGACGACGACACGGACTCCCCCGAGTGCGGTGAGGGAAAGCTCCCTCCACTGAGTGTACAAGACGTCGGCATGAAGTCGGCATGAGAATCAATTCTTCTTGCAACAGCAAACAAATGTGGGGCTGGGCCTCATTGGTTGGCAAACAAAGAGTAAACAACTCCTTATTGAACACGAGAAATTCCAAAAAATGCTatgtttcctcacataatagtcgcaccccccaAATTAGTAGAAGTTTTGTATTCCTTGAATAATAGTCGTAGAGCTGAATCTTGCAGTGCGAGAAATTCCAAAAAATGCCACgtgtcctcacataatagtcgcacccacaAATTAGTATTTTTGTGTttctcgcataatagtcgcagagcTGAATCGTGCAACGCGAGAAATTCCCAAAAATGCCatgtttcctcacataatagtcgcacccacaAATTAGTATTTTTGTGTttctcgcataatagtcgcagagcTGAATCTTGCAGCGCGAGAAATTCCAAAAAATGCCATgtgtcctcacataatagtcgcacccacaaattagtattttttgtgtttctcgcataatagtcgcagagcTGAATCTTGCAACGCGAGAAATTCCAAAAAATGCCACGTTTCCTCACATACTAGTTGCACCCACAAATTAGTATTTTTGTGTttctcgcataatagtcgcagagcTGAATCGTGCAACGCGAGAAATTCCAAAAAATGCCATGTTTCCTCACATAATGGTCGCACCCACAAATTAGTATTTTTGTGTttctcgcataatagtcgcagagcTGAATCGTGCAACGCGAGAAATTCCAAAAAATGCCatgtttcctcacataatagtcgcacccacaAATTAGTATTTTTGTGTTTCTCGCATAATAGTCACAGAGCTGAATCTTGCAACGCGAGAAATTCCCAAAAATGCCacatttcctcacataatagtcgcacccacaAATTAGTATTTTTGTGTTTCTCGCATAATAGTCACAGAGCTGAATCTTGCAACGGCAAACGAATGTGGGGGAGCTCATTGGTTTGCAAACAAACAGTAAACAACGCCCTATTTAACGTGGgatattccaaaaaaaaagaCACATTTCCTCACACAATAGTCGCACCCACAAATTAGTAAATGTTTTATATTCCTCGCACAATAGTCGCAGAGCTGAATTTCGGACGCCTTTCCTCACATAACGTCCAAAGCATTTCAGAGAAGACGAGCTGTACAGTGCATATAGAAAGCATATTAagacatcatatatatatatatatatatatatatatatacccacatacatatacatataaatatgtaCACACTTatctaaaaatccaaaatatttccggTGCAAAGGATATTATACGAAGTACCAAAGCGTCCGTctgtgcaatatatatatatatatatatatatatatatatatatatataatgtgtgtgatatatatatatatatatataaatacagtatatgtgtgtgtgtgtctatatatatatatatatatatatatatatatatatatatggtttccaAGTGACGTTTCAGTTTGCAATTTCTCATTTTTATCATGCAATGTAAATagattgtgatatatatatagagagaactAGATTGCGatagatttatatatatagagagagagagagagagagaaaggaaatattttatcttttgtatGTGAGCCTTTTAAAGCTTTCGACCTGAGCCATGATTTGTAAGATTTTGCAATTGCGCAgttttgtaaatgttttaaataccTTCCTTTATTCATCctatatttttctatatttttttgtAATGCCTTGTTGTGCTGCTCTGGGGCAAAATAAAATCTCACGTTTCCGCGGATTTGCATTGCTTTTGCAAAGAGTgtgttcccattattattattattattatacaccttccccttcatttgtttatttatttacttacggtATTTATTAcgtacatatgtggcaaacattcaatgcggtTAATAGACaggcaagacagacaattgtacatagatagaggattcccccaggcaggaagcagccaggccttgaagctgcacaGCCATCCAATGCTAACCAAGGCGATTAGATACAGGCAGggaacaatcggggccagctaacaccttccaaccaaggatttccccccaggcaggaagcagccaggccattcaatgccaatcacaGCGATTAATTACAGacggaacaatcagggccagctaacgccttccaaccaaggattcccccccccaggcaggaagtagcaaggccattcaatgccaatcacaGCGATTAATTACAGacggaacaat includes these proteins:
- the tnfrsf1b gene encoding tumor necrosis factor receptor superfamily member 1B, with the translated sequence MASLYSSFSSRLWLPLLLLQVSADPYTPPSPNKCRNPQTEHYVEGIKKCCRSCPPGFRVLHACTESADTQCESCDEGMYTTAWSRAERCFSCIPSCKAGFVEVKPCTRTQDRCCWCPPDQFCKVKLSQTCFQCSQFQACGKGYGVTKPGTNASDVECAPCGPGTFSDVESRTAACLPHKRCASVTEPGNSTHDAVCGGMTGVATRVTRATHSLHNPARSTNVPLSTPPSKDPMLAVQNEEAPTDLSSKAGWAAGGMFALLVLIAGTLLFVAFRNRDRDCALPFRKDEKLFALIGKGASQQRIPPSNGVDRDGTHVNVNCIVSVCRSGRTSESHPLKGSDPEFRPLAEDEIPLSEEESHHKQTAVEVEDDDTDSPECGEGKLPPLSVQDVGMKSA